Proteins co-encoded in one Arachis stenosperma cultivar V10309 chromosome 7, arast.V10309.gnm1.PFL2, whole genome shotgun sequence genomic window:
- the LOC130939210 gene encoding uncharacterized protein LOC130939210, with protein sequence MITETAIEEALQCRHIPDGTCAHQQAELAIHSMTFDYEALRSVIGLPEATWVMDANNTKPKGMLFAHLIREARTWQMIFGHYVLPTTHFSEIPMEMLLLIGCVMEGKDVYFPRLIRQCMWRAHIRGLLPFPTLVTSMAALAEVPWSDDDVLPPPPDADDREITIPWGGWVHERLPARRRSRARAVVGTAGQSAPTAAPSSSTTAAPSSSTVPPAAPETTYLLVQRLFRFLE encoded by the coding sequence ATGATCACTGAGACGGCCATAGAGGAGGCTTTGCAGTGCCGACATATTCCTGATGGCACTTGCGCCCATCAGCAGGCCGAGTTGGCCATACACAGCATGACTTTTGATTACGAGGCACTGAGGAGCGTGATTGGTCTACCAGAGGCTACATGGGTTATGGATGCAAACAATACCAAGCCTAAGGGGATGCTATTCGCTCACTTGATTAGAGAGGCcaggacttggcagatgatctttGGCCACTACGTCTTGCCTACCACTCACTTCTCTGAGATCCCCATGGAGATGCTTCTGCTGATTGGGTGTGTCATGGAGGGGAAGGATGTCTATTTTCCGCGGCTCATCCGGCAGTGcatgtggcgggcgcatattcgtggcctacttccatttcctactttggtcacgagtatggctGCCCTAGCCGAGGTCCCTTGGTCAGATGACGATGTGTTACCACCACCGCCTGATGCAGATGACAGAGAGATTACTATTCCTTGGGGTGGTTGGGTACACGAGAGGCTGCCAGCTAGACGCCGTTCCAGGGCTAGAGCGGTAGTGGGGACAGCCGGACAGTCAGCCCCTACAGCAGCACCATCTTCCTCTACTACAGCAGCCCCCTCATCATCGACAGTTCCACCTGCAGCACCTGAGACCACCTACTTACTGGTCCAGCGTCTATTCCGGTTTTTAGAGTGA